The following proteins come from a genomic window of Corallococcus sp. NCRR:
- a CDS encoding GFA family protein — translation MSQRRASCVCGQLRVECTGEPVRVSMCHCFACQQRSGSVYAVQARFRREDITAIRGHSKTFVRKGDESGTPTTFHFCPECGSTVYYVSSRQPELVAIAVGAFTDPSFPAPVFSVYEERSHAWAVPRGIPMEHMD, via the coding sequence ATGTCCCAGCGTCGAGCGTCGTGCGTCTGCGGTCAGCTTCGCGTGGAGTGCACGGGAGAGCCCGTCCGGGTCTCCATGTGCCACTGCTTCGCCTGTCAGCAGCGCTCCGGCAGCGTGTACGCCGTGCAGGCCCGCTTCCGGCGCGAAGACATCACCGCCATCCGGGGCCACTCCAAGACGTTCGTCCGCAAGGGCGACGAGAGCGGCACCCCCACCACCTTCCACTTCTGTCCGGAGTGCGGCTCGACGGTCTATTACGTGAGCTCGCGGCAGCCGGAGCTGGTGGCGATCGCCGTGGGGGCCTTCACGGATCCGTCCTTCCCCGCCCCGGTCTTCTCCGTCTACGAAGAGCGGAGCCACGCCTGGGCCGTGCCCCGGGGCATTCCCATGGAGCACATGGACTGA
- a CDS encoding CHAT domain-containing tetratricopeptide repeat protein has translation MRRFVIRMMVVMVLCAKGAAAGEVPPDARLQEAQTAFDEANTSWDAGRYADAIVRGERACALREAIHGSAHPEVARCLDRLGFHLLLQGNPVRAEPLFLRALAIQEAALGPNHLDVAQTLSHLASIYTGQHLDDRAESLLSRALAIQEAALGPNHPLVAQSLHGLARNYVAQQLPARAGPLLLRALAIQEAALGPNHLDVAQTLNTLGGYCLDQGEPARAEPLLLRALAIREAALGQHHPDVAVTLWSLSNLSVAQGNSARAGPLRSRAVAVWEAALDNNPPDVASVLGRLAGLYMYQGAFARAEPLFERAVALREATVGKSHPLVAATLYSWGMSADYQGLYGRAEPLTARALAIWEATLGKRHPQLAHPLLQLGRIYTDQGLYARAEPLLKRALDIRQATLGEKHPRVAQSLSSLGNLYLAQGLPGRAEPLLLQSLAIWEERLGKHHPDLAPTLRRLGRLYLAQGLYPRAEPLFKRALDITEAAYGRNDYDVADAMHDLANLYTARGLYGKARPLYARALAIRGATSAENHPLSAEALNQLAVVHLAQNRLSKALPLFTRAFAMSEQRLRHEALGFSEVNLARFLQLLRADEERLYALLRAHPDNARVRRLALGAALLLKGRSVEETANISRTIYRSLGARDREAFEQLGGLRTQLAQLSLQGPGSLSPQAYQQRLQKLSGQAAALEADLAQRSAPLRAVSSLPSPADIVDRVATALPKDGALVEFITYEDRPLAPGPAPRPTSLRYLALVLFPDATTRALDLGPAEPIDRAASHLRDALASRDASVEVPAQALHRLAFQPLRALLGRTRRLFLSPDGQLALVPFAALHDGHQFLVDTFDFTYVSSGKDLLPRPPERVSPDAVVVLANPDFSSPLPAHTSSQRGAPALEDFFSTLSTNGVQRAWALTPLPGTRQEAEAIQRLLPHAQLFMGPEATKERLMHLPTPGILHLATHGFFLGDASVSTASRAVAHFGALGEAPPATGAATDPLLRSGLALAGASAPAPSGSSSASPPSSSLVTALELAGLDLWGTQLVVLSACDTGRGDVKLGQGVYGLRRAFLVAGAQTVVMSLWRVNDATTSALMEAYYRNLLAGQGRAAALREAMRELRKTQPHPHAWAPFIAMGLDAPLRPLTVGAGRATPSSR, from the coding sequence ATGCGGCGTTTTGTCATCAGGATGATGGTGGTGATGGTGCTCTGTGCGAAGGGCGCGGCGGCCGGCGAGGTGCCTCCGGATGCGCGGCTCCAGGAAGCACAGACGGCGTTCGATGAGGCGAACACGTCGTGGGACGCGGGGCGGTACGCGGATGCCATTGTCCGGGGTGAGCGTGCGTGCGCACTGCGCGAAGCCATCCACGGGAGCGCGCATCCAGAGGTCGCCCGGTGCCTGGACAGGCTCGGCTTTCATCTCCTGCTTCAGGGGAACCCCGTCCGGGCCGAGCCGCTCTTCTTGCGCGCGCTGGCCATCCAGGAGGCGGCCCTCGGCCCGAACCACCTGGACGTCGCTCAAACGCTCAGCCACCTCGCCAGCATTTACACGGGCCAGCACCTGGACGACCGCGCCGAGTCGCTCCTGTCGCGCGCGCTGGCCATCCAGGAGGCGGCCCTCGGCCCCAACCATCCCCTCGTCGCCCAGTCGCTCCATGGCCTCGCCAGGAATTACGTGGCCCAACAGTTGCCCGCTCGCGCCGGGCCGCTCCTGTTGCGCGCGCTGGCCATCCAGGAGGCGGCCCTCGGCCCGAACCACCTGGACGTCGCTCAAACGCTCAACACCCTCGGCGGATATTGCTTGGACCAGGGAGAGCCCGCTCGCGCCGAGCCGCTCCTGTTGCGCGCGCTGGCCATCCGGGAGGCGGCTCTCGGCCAGCATCATCCCGACGTCGCGGTCACGCTCTGGTCGCTCTCCAACCTCTCCGTGGCCCAGGGGAACTCCGCTCGGGCCGGGCCCCTGCGGTCGCGTGCGGTGGCCGTTTGGGAAGCGGCTCTGGACAACAATCCTCCGGATGTCGCGTCCGTGCTTGGCCGACTGGCGGGGCTTTACATGTATCAGGGGGCATTTGCGCGGGCCGAGCCCCTATTCGAACGTGCCGTGGCCCTTCGGGAAGCGACGGTCGGCAAGAGCCATCCCCTCGTCGCCGCAACGCTTTACAGTTGGGGTATGTCCGCCGATTACCAGGGGTTGTATGGCCGCGCCGAGCCGCTTACCGCGCGCGCGCTCGCCATCTGGGAGGCGACCCTCGGCAAGCGCCATCCCCAGCTCGCCCACCCGCTCCTCCAACTCGGAAGAATCTACACGGACCAGGGATTGTACGCTCGGGCCGAGCCCCTTCTCAAACGCGCGCTGGACATCCGGCAAGCGACCCTGGGCGAGAAACACCCTCGAGTCGCCCAATCGCTCAGCAGCCTCGGCAACCTCTACCTCGCACAGGGACTGCCGGGTCGTGCCGAGCCGCTCCTCCTGCAGTCATTGGCGATCTGGGAAGAGCGTCTCGGCAAACACCATCCCGACCTCGCCCCCACACTCCGGAGGCTTGGCCGCCTCTACCTGGCTCAGGGGTTGTATCCGCGTGCCGAACCCCTCTTCAAGCGCGCGCTGGACATCACGGAGGCGGCCTATGGCAGGAATGACTACGACGTCGCCGACGCGATGCATGACCTCGCCAACCTCTACACGGCCCGGGGTTTGTACGGCAAGGCTCGGCCCCTCTACGCGCGCGCGCTCGCCATCCGGGGCGCGACTTCCGCCGAGAACCACCCGCTCAGCGCGGAAGCACTCAACCAACTCGCCGTGGTGCACCTGGCCCAGAATCGCCTCTCCAAGGCACTCCCGCTGTTCACGCGCGCGTTCGCCATGTCCGAGCAGCGCCTGCGCCACGAGGCCCTTGGCTTCTCCGAGGTGAACCTGGCCCGGTTCCTCCAACTCCTGCGCGCCGACGAGGAGCGACTCTACGCGCTGCTGCGCGCCCATCCCGACAACGCCCGTGTCAGGCGTCTGGCCCTCGGCGCCGCCCTGCTGCTCAAGGGCCGCTCCGTGGAGGAGACCGCCAACATCTCCCGGACCATCTACCGGAGCCTGGGAGCACGCGACCGCGAGGCCTTCGAGCAACTGGGGGGACTGCGCACCCAGCTGGCGCAGCTGTCACTCCAGGGCCCCGGTTCGCTCTCACCGCAAGCCTACCAGCAGCGCCTCCAGAAGCTCTCCGGGCAGGCCGCGGCCCTCGAAGCGGACCTGGCCCAGCGCTCCGCCCCCCTGCGCGCGGTGTCCTCGCTGCCGTCCCCCGCGGACATCGTTGACCGTGTCGCCACGGCCCTGCCAAAGGACGGCGCGCTCGTCGAGTTCATCACCTACGAGGACAGGCCGCTGGCACCCGGGCCCGCGCCGCGTCCCACCTCACTCCGTTACCTGGCGCTGGTGCTCTTTCCTGACGCCACGACCCGCGCCCTGGACCTGGGACCGGCCGAGCCCATCGACCGGGCCGCCTCGCACCTGAGAGACGCCCTGGCCAGCCGGGACGCCTCCGTCGAAGTCCCCGCCCAGGCGCTCCATCGGCTCGCCTTCCAGCCCCTGCGTGCGCTGCTGGGAAGGACCCGTCGCCTTTTCCTTTCGCCCGATGGGCAACTGGCGCTGGTGCCCTTCGCCGCCCTCCACGATGGCCACCAGTTCCTGGTGGACACGTTCGACTTCACCTACGTCTCCTCCGGCAAGGACCTGCTGCCTCGCCCCCCGGAGCGGGTGTCCCCTGACGCCGTGGTCGTCCTGGCCAACCCCGACTTCAGCTCACCGCTCCCGGCGCACACCTCCTCCCAGCGAGGCGCTCCCGCGCTGGAGGACTTCTTCTCCACGCTGTCCACGAATGGAGTGCAAAGGGCCTGGGCGCTGACCCCACTGCCAGGCACCCGCCAGGAGGCCGAGGCCATCCAGCGTCTGCTTCCGCATGCCCAGCTTTTCATGGGCCCCGAGGCCACCAAGGAGCGACTGATGCACCTGCCGACCCCCGGCATCCTCCACCTGGCCACCCATGGCTTCTTCCTGGGGGACGCGTCCGTGTCCACGGCGTCCCGTGCGGTCGCCCACTTCGGCGCGCTGGGAGAGGCCCCCCCGGCAACCGGCGCCGCCACGGACCCCTTGTTGCGCTCGGGCCTCGCCCTCGCTGGGGCGAGCGCTCCGGCGCCCTCCGGCTCCAGCTCCGCCTCCCCGCCCTCCAGCAGCCTGGTGACGGCGCTGGAGCTGGCGGGCCTTGACCTCTGGGGGACCCAGCTCGTCGTCCTCTCCGCGTGCGACACCGGCCGTGGGGACGTGAAACTGGGCCAGGGCGTGTACGGGCTGCGCCGGGCATTCCTCGTGGCGGGAGCGCAGACGGTGGTGATGAGCTTGTGGAGGGTGAACGACGCGACGACGAGCGCGCTGATGGAGGCCTACTACCGCAACCTGTTGGCAGGACAGGGGCGAGCCGCGGCACTGCGCGAGGCGATGCGGGAGTTGCGGAAAACCCAACCGCATCCCCACGCCTGGGCGCCCTTCATCGCGATGGGCCTTGATGCGCCCCTGCGCCCGCTCACGGTGGGAGCTGGCCGGGCAACTCCAAGCTCAAGGTAG
- the nhaA gene encoding Na+/H+ antiporter NhaA: protein MATPPQTTTRPPVPALFKVALAPVQAFFRLEASSGILLALCAVAALAWANSPWGGTYAAVFDAPLHLEVVGHGGQFTFREFINDGLMTLFFFLVGMEIKRELSAGELRTFSRALLPLIAALGGMVVPAALYLFFTRGTPAEGGWAIPMATDIAFAIGCLTLVKARVSQGLVVFLTALAIFDDIGGILVIALFYGTGLHVEWLAVAAGLVAVLWGLNRFYVRNGLAYAVVGAALWYAMHHGGIHATLSGVVLGLCIPALPTRPGREVLEELAQYIRELVSRPDDESARGAQLLHIEEALEDIEPPLNRFVHLWHGYVAYGIVPLFALANSGVDVSGMSFSDLLKPLPLGIIAGLFVGKQLGIFLFTWAAVRAGVSPLPTGGSVAQLHGVAVVAGIGFTVALFVAGLAFAQEPALLAEAKLGILVGSLLSAVVGYVLLRYVASPPQAATQASP, encoded by the coding sequence ATGGCGACCCCTCCCCAGACGACGACCCGCCCTCCCGTTCCCGCCCTGTTCAAGGTGGCCCTGGCCCCCGTGCAGGCCTTCTTCCGGCTGGAGGCCAGCAGCGGCATCCTCCTGGCGCTCTGCGCGGTGGCCGCGCTCGCCTGGGCCAACTCCCCGTGGGGTGGCACCTACGCCGCCGTCTTCGACGCGCCCCTGCACCTGGAGGTGGTGGGCCACGGCGGCCAGTTCACCTTCCGTGAGTTCATCAACGACGGGCTGATGACGCTGTTCTTCTTCCTCGTGGGGATGGAGATCAAACGCGAGCTGTCCGCGGGCGAGCTGCGCACCTTCTCCCGCGCGCTGCTGCCGCTCATCGCCGCGCTGGGCGGCATGGTGGTGCCCGCCGCGCTCTACCTCTTCTTCACCCGGGGCACCCCCGCGGAAGGCGGCTGGGCCATCCCCATGGCCACGGACATCGCGTTCGCCATTGGCTGCCTCACGCTGGTGAAGGCGCGCGTGAGCCAGGGGCTGGTGGTGTTCCTCACCGCGCTCGCCATCTTCGACGACATCGGCGGCATCCTCGTCATCGCGCTCTTCTACGGCACGGGCCTGCACGTGGAGTGGCTCGCGGTGGCCGCGGGCCTGGTCGCGGTGCTCTGGGGGCTCAACCGCTTCTACGTGCGCAACGGGCTGGCCTACGCCGTCGTGGGCGCGGCGCTCTGGTACGCCATGCACCACGGCGGCATCCACGCCACCCTGTCCGGCGTGGTGCTGGGCCTGTGCATCCCCGCGCTGCCCACCCGCCCGGGCCGCGAGGTGCTGGAGGAGCTGGCGCAGTACATCCGGGAGCTCGTGTCCCGGCCGGACGACGAGAGCGCGCGGGGCGCGCAGCTGCTCCACATCGAGGAGGCGCTGGAGGACATCGAGCCGCCGCTCAACCGCTTCGTGCACCTGTGGCACGGCTACGTGGCCTACGGCATCGTGCCGCTGTTCGCGCTGGCCAACTCCGGCGTGGACGTGTCCGGGATGTCCTTTTCGGACCTGCTCAAGCCCCTGCCCCTGGGCATCATCGCGGGCCTCTTCGTGGGCAAGCAGCTGGGCATCTTCCTGTTCACCTGGGCGGCGGTGCGGGCGGGCGTGTCCCCGCTGCCCACGGGCGGCAGCGTCGCGCAGCTGCACGGGGTGGCGGTGGTGGCCGGCATCGGCTTCACGGTGGCCCTCTTCGTGGCCGGGCTGGCCTTCGCGCAAGAGCCGGCCCTGCTGGCCGAGGCCAAGCTGGGCATCCTGGTAGGCTCGCTGCTCTCCGCCGTCGTGGGCTACGTCCTCTTGCGCTACGTGGCCAGCCCGCCCCAGGCTGCGACACAGGCCTCGCCATGA
- a CDS encoding ABC1 kinase family protein, giving the protein MNLQDLNRIRQIALIAARHGFGEVTERAGVWRMLGGRKEKVEVSEEARRESTARRFRLFLAELGPTFIKLGQVLSTRADLLPAEFVEELAALQDDVEAIPLEDVHAQIRDALGKDVQELFAQVDPEPLAAASIAQVHRAVTLEGEEVVIKVQRPGIAQRIDADLGVLRSLARLLEAVVEETGIYSPSGIVDEFDRAIHEELDFINEATNIRAFLENHKDRPYLKIPRVYAALSSRTVLTMEFIRGEKINPAALAEADRKQIAQHILEASFRQLFDDGLFHGDPHPGNVLLMEGNRLALLDFGVVGRLTRPMQETLVMLCLAVALKDSDSVARILYRVGVPDARANLMGFRNDIEAILGQHLPTTLGQVDARTLLRDLLDLAVKYRIRIPKEYALLSRASISTEGMLRGLYPELNIIEVALPYAKELMAGRYDPTQLQGGLMRTLLRFQSMAQDLPTQLSQILLDLETGKFSVTVRAEQFDKLNENLRSVAVIAFLGLCACGFIVGAFIAFAPRPPMYGNVPVLGIVGIALAAALFGAVLTWYLFGGRFGKVSVTRFLKKRR; this is encoded by the coding sequence ATGAACCTCCAGGACCTCAACCGCATCCGGCAGATCGCCCTCATCGCCGCCCGACACGGCTTCGGTGAGGTGACCGAGCGCGCGGGCGTCTGGCGCATGCTCGGCGGCCGCAAGGAGAAGGTCGAGGTCTCCGAGGAGGCCCGCCGCGAGTCCACCGCGCGCCGCTTCCGCCTCTTCCTGGCGGAGCTGGGCCCCACGTTCATCAAGCTGGGCCAGGTGCTCTCCACCCGCGCGGACCTGCTGCCCGCGGAGTTCGTGGAGGAGCTGGCCGCGCTCCAGGACGACGTGGAGGCCATCCCCCTGGAGGACGTCCACGCGCAGATCCGCGACGCCTTGGGCAAGGACGTGCAGGAGCTGTTCGCCCAGGTGGATCCGGAGCCGCTCGCCGCCGCGTCCATCGCGCAGGTGCACCGCGCGGTCACGCTGGAGGGCGAGGAGGTCGTCATCAAGGTGCAGCGCCCCGGCATCGCCCAGCGCATCGACGCGGACCTGGGCGTGCTGCGCTCGCTGGCGCGCCTTTTGGAGGCCGTGGTGGAGGAGACGGGCATCTACTCGCCCTCCGGCATCGTGGACGAGTTCGACCGGGCCATCCACGAGGAGCTGGACTTCATCAACGAGGCCACCAACATCCGCGCGTTCCTGGAGAACCACAAGGACCGCCCGTACCTCAAGATTCCGCGCGTGTACGCGGCGCTCTCCAGCCGCACCGTGCTCACCATGGAGTTCATCCGCGGGGAGAAGATCAACCCCGCCGCGCTGGCGGAGGCGGACCGCAAGCAGATCGCCCAGCACATCCTGGAGGCCAGCTTCCGCCAGCTCTTCGACGACGGCCTGTTCCACGGCGACCCGCACCCCGGCAACGTGCTGCTCATGGAGGGCAACCGGCTGGCGCTGCTGGACTTCGGCGTGGTGGGCCGGCTCACCCGCCCCATGCAGGAGACGCTGGTGATGCTGTGCCTGGCGGTGGCCCTCAAGGACAGCGACTCCGTGGCGCGCATCCTCTACCGCGTGGGCGTGCCGGACGCGCGCGCCAACCTGATGGGCTTCCGCAACGACATCGAGGCCATCCTGGGCCAGCACCTGCCCACCACGCTGGGCCAGGTGGACGCGCGCACGCTCTTGCGCGACCTGCTGGACCTGGCAGTGAAGTACCGCATCCGCATCCCCAAGGAGTACGCGCTCCTGTCGCGCGCCTCCATCTCCACCGAGGGCATGCTGCGCGGGCTCTACCCGGAGCTGAACATCATCGAGGTCGCCCTGCCCTACGCGAAGGAGCTGATGGCGGGCCGCTACGATCCGACCCAGCTCCAGGGCGGCCTGATGCGCACGCTCTTGCGCTTCCAGTCCATGGCGCAGGACCTGCCCACGCAGCTGTCGCAGATCCTGCTGGACCTGGAGACGGGCAAGTTCAGCGTCACGGTGCGCGCGGAGCAGTTCGACAAGCTCAACGAGAACCTGCGCAGCGTGGCCGTCATCGCCTTCCTGGGCCTGTGCGCGTGCGGCTTCATCGTGGGCGCGTTCATCGCCTTCGCGCCCCGGCCGCCCATGTACGGGAACGTGCCGGTGCTGGGCATCGTCGGCATCGCGCTGGCGGCGGCCCTCTTCGGCGCGGTGCTCACCTGGTACCTGTTCGGCGGCCGGTTCGGGAAGGTCAGCGTGACCCGCTTCCTCAAGAAGCGCAGGTAG
- the mutS gene encoding DNA mismatch repair protein MutS — translation MAVTQQAKTGKAADVVLPGEDTTPEVGTGEAPAGAREIASLTPMMRQYLEVKALHPDTVLFFRLGDFYEMFFEDAVKASELLQITLTARAKGADKIPMCGVPYHSSRRYIAKLVEHGLKVAICEQVTEPGAGPGIVQREVTRVITPGMVLDDEVLEPQASNFLAAVCWGEAGFGAALLEASTGEFYTFEAQGLSELVEGLSRVEPRELLVPQGMRDAPEVAQVCQRLSRVPAVAEGEGAAFEPTRAAAFLRSHFNVQSLSAFGLDGSPLATGAAGAALRYLKDTQKTPAAHVDRLSRQERAGCLVMDESSRGNLEVLKSLRDGGRKGSLLGVLDRTATGLGARKLARWLSAPLCSLPEIEARLDAVEELSGKSVWREELVATLKEVGDLERLCGRLSLGAGNARDLRALGLSLTQLPRLGAALARCDAALLKSLAGPLGALPELADLLMRAVTDEPPVVIREGGFIRQGFHAELDDLVALSTTGKDYLLKLEQREKDRTGISSLKIRYNKVFGYYLEVTKANLHAVPKDYIRKQTTVGAERFVTEELKEYEEKVLTAEERRVVLELQLFEELRAKVIAAAPRIRSAAEAVATADALVSFARCAAEYGYTRPQVDAGEGLTITGGRHPVVERMLGSGESFVPNDVRLDPEDAQLLVITGPNMAGKSTVMRQVALTALMAQAGSFVPAKSARIGLCDRIFTRVGAADNLARGQSTFMVEMTETSHILHHATRKSLVILDEIGRGTSTFDGLSIAWAVAEHIHDKVGARSLFATHYHELVDLERERPRVKNLCIAVKEQGGKVIFLRKLIPGGASRSYGIEVAKLAGLPPEVVSRARELLQNLESGELDDAGRPRVAVRSTKRAAPANAGQLGLFGGAPQPVAAPPVPPAHAEVLESLKAVSIDRMTPLDALNLLAKLKQTLG, via the coding sequence ATGGCGGTGACGCAGCAGGCGAAGACAGGCAAGGCAGCGGACGTCGTGCTGCCCGGCGAGGACACGACTCCGGAAGTCGGAACGGGTGAGGCCCCCGCGGGTGCGCGGGAGATCGCCTCCCTGACCCCGATGATGCGCCAGTACCTGGAGGTGAAGGCGCTCCATCCGGACACGGTGCTCTTCTTCCGGTTGGGGGACTTCTACGAGATGTTCTTCGAGGACGCGGTGAAGGCCTCGGAGCTGCTCCAGATCACCCTCACGGCCCGGGCCAAGGGCGCGGACAAGATCCCCATGTGCGGGGTGCCGTACCACTCCTCGCGCCGCTACATCGCGAAGCTGGTGGAGCACGGCCTCAAGGTCGCCATCTGCGAGCAGGTGACGGAGCCGGGCGCGGGGCCGGGCATCGTGCAGCGGGAGGTGACGCGGGTCATCACCCCCGGCATGGTGCTGGACGACGAGGTGCTGGAGCCGCAGGCCAGCAACTTCCTCGCGGCCGTGTGCTGGGGGGAGGCGGGCTTCGGCGCGGCGCTGCTGGAGGCGTCCACCGGCGAGTTCTACACCTTCGAAGCGCAGGGCCTGTCGGAGCTGGTGGAGGGCCTGTCGCGCGTGGAGCCGCGCGAGCTCCTGGTGCCGCAGGGCATGCGGGACGCGCCGGAGGTGGCGCAGGTGTGCCAGCGGCTGTCGCGCGTGCCGGCCGTGGCGGAGGGCGAGGGCGCGGCCTTCGAGCCCACGCGGGCCGCCGCGTTCCTGCGCTCGCACTTCAACGTGCAGTCGCTGTCCGCGTTCGGGCTGGACGGCTCGCCGCTGGCCACCGGGGCGGCCGGGGCCGCGCTGCGCTACCTCAAGGACACGCAGAAGACGCCTGCGGCGCACGTGGACCGGCTGTCGCGTCAGGAGCGCGCGGGCTGCCTGGTGATGGACGAGTCCTCGCGCGGCAACCTGGAGGTGCTCAAGAGCCTGCGCGACGGTGGCCGCAAGGGGTCGCTGTTGGGCGTGCTGGACCGGACGGCCACGGGGCTGGGCGCGCGCAAGCTGGCGCGCTGGCTGTCCGCGCCGCTGTGTTCGCTGCCGGAGATCGAAGCGCGGCTGGACGCGGTGGAGGAGCTGTCCGGCAAGAGCGTGTGGCGCGAGGAGCTGGTGGCCACGCTCAAGGAGGTGGGCGACCTGGAGCGGCTGTGCGGCCGGCTGTCGCTGGGCGCGGGCAACGCACGGGACCTGCGCGCGCTGGGGCTGTCGCTGACGCAGCTGCCCAGGCTGGGCGCGGCGCTCGCGCGGTGTGACGCGGCGCTCTTGAAGTCGCTGGCCGGGCCGCTGGGCGCGCTGCCGGAGCTGGCGGACCTGCTGATGCGCGCGGTGACGGACGAGCCGCCGGTCGTGATTCGCGAGGGCGGCTTCATCCGGCAGGGCTTCCACGCGGAGCTGGACGACCTGGTGGCGCTGTCCACCACGGGCAAGGACTACCTGCTCAAGCTGGAGCAGCGGGAGAAGGACCGCACGGGCATCTCCTCGCTGAAGATCCGCTACAACAAGGTCTTCGGCTACTACCTGGAGGTGACGAAGGCGAACCTCCACGCGGTGCCCAAGGACTACATCCGCAAGCAGACCACGGTGGGCGCGGAGCGCTTCGTCACCGAGGAGCTGAAGGAGTACGAGGAGAAGGTCCTCACGGCGGAGGAGCGCCGCGTGGTGCTGGAGCTCCAGTTGTTCGAGGAGCTGCGCGCGAAGGTCATCGCCGCGGCGCCGCGCATCCGCTCCGCGGCGGAGGCGGTGGCCACGGCGGACGCGCTGGTGTCGTTCGCGCGGTGCGCGGCGGAGTACGGCTACACGCGGCCCCAGGTGGACGCGGGGGAGGGGCTGACCATCACCGGCGGCCGGCACCCGGTGGTGGAGCGGATGCTGGGCTCGGGCGAGTCCTTCGTCCCCAACGACGTGCGCCTGGATCCGGAGGACGCGCAGCTCCTGGTCATCACCGGCCCGAACATGGCGGGCAAGAGCACGGTGATGCGGCAGGTGGCGCTGACGGCGCTGATGGCGCAGGCGGGCTCGTTCGTGCCGGCGAAGTCCGCGCGCATCGGCCTGTGCGACCGCATCTTCACGCGCGTGGGGGCGGCGGACAACCTGGCGCGCGGGCAGTCCACGTTCATGGTGGAGATGACGGAGACGAGCCACATCCTCCATCACGCCACGAGGAAGAGCCTGGTCATCCTGGATGAGATTGGCCGTGGCACGTCCACGTTCGACGGCCTGTCCATCGCGTGGGCGGTGGCGGAGCACATCCACGACAAGGTGGGCGCGCGGTCGCTCTTCGCCACGCACTACCACGAGCTGGTGGACCTGGAGCGCGAGCGTCCCCGGGTGAAGAACCTGTGCATCGCCGTGAAGGAGCAGGGCGGCAAGGTCATCTTCCTGCGCAAGCTGATTCCCGGCGGGGCCAGCCGCTCCTACGGCATCGAGGTCGCGAAGCTCGCCGGCCTGCCGCCAGAGGTGGTGTCGCGCGCCCGCGAGCTGCTCCAGAACCTGGAGTCCGGAGAGCTGGACGACGCGGGCCGTCCCCGCGTGGCGGTGCGCTCCACGAAGCGCGCGGCTCCGGCGAACGCGGGGCAGCTGGGGTTGTTCGGGGGCGCTCCGCAGCCCGTGGCCGCGCCGCCCGTGCCTCCCGCGCACGCGGAGGTGCTGGAGTCGCTCAAGGCGGTGTCCATTGACCGGATGACGCCGCTGGATGCGCTCAACCTGCTGGCGAAGTTGAAGCAGACGCTGGGGTGA
- a CDS encoding alpha/beta hydrolase family protein: MARSTPHRITCADGFELHAALHSPEGPVRGVVLVHPATAMPASMYFAFAARLTDDGFAVVTYNYRGVHPSGVAKRTRAGFLTWADQDVDAVTRWAAERHPGLPLLAVGHSFGGHAIALSASSQRLTAAVTVASQAGSLRFIRSFRERMLVRLYLKLIGPLCARFLGYMPYARLGLGEDVPAQASLEWSRWASLPRFYFDDASVDAAARLGRLRMPVLAIGLDDDPWGPPEAIDLVCGHLTGCAVERRQFSPADSAGQGICHLGFFREHHAGTLWPTVREWLRRHAPERG; encoded by the coding sequence ATGGCACGCTCGACTCCGCATCGCATCACCTGCGCCGATGGCTTCGAGCTGCACGCCGCGCTGCACAGCCCGGAGGGCCCTGTCCGGGGCGTGGTGCTGGTGCATCCCGCCACGGCCATGCCGGCGAGCATGTATTTCGCGTTCGCGGCGCGGCTGACGGACGACGGCTTCGCGGTGGTGACCTACAACTACCGGGGCGTGCACCCGTCCGGCGTGGCGAAGCGGACGCGCGCCGGGTTCCTCACCTGGGCGGACCAGGACGTGGACGCGGTGACCCGCTGGGCGGCGGAGCGCCATCCGGGGCTGCCGCTGCTGGCCGTGGGACACAGCTTCGGCGGCCACGCCATCGCGCTGAGCGCGAGCAGCCAGCGGCTCACCGCGGCGGTGACGGTGGCGTCCCAGGCCGGGAGCCTGCGGTTCATCCGGTCCTTCCGGGAGCGGATGCTGGTCCGCCTGTACCTCAAGCTCATCGGGCCGCTGTGCGCGCGGTTCCTGGGCTACATGCCCTATGCGCGGCTGGGGCTCGGCGAGGACGTGCCCGCCCAGGCGTCGCTGGAGTGGAGCCGCTGGGCGTCCTTGCCCCGCTTCTACTTCGATGATGCAAGCGTGGACGCCGCGGCCCGCCTGGGCCGGCTGCGCATGCCGGTGCTGGCCATTGGCCTGGATGACGATCCCTGGGGACCGCCCGAAGCCATCGACCTGGTCTGCGGGCACCTCACCGGCTGCGCGGTGGAGCGCCGGCAGTTCTCCCCCGCGGACAGCGCCGGCCAGGGCATCTGCCACCTGGGCTTTTTCCGCGAGCACCACGCGGGCACGCTCTGGCCCACGGTGAGGGAGTGGCTGCGCCGCCACGCCCCGGAGCGCGGCTGA